One Onychostoma macrolepis isolate SWU-2019 chromosome 10, ASM1243209v1, whole genome shotgun sequence genomic region harbors:
- the smad9 gene encoding mothers against decapentaplegic homolog 9 isoform X1, giving the protein MMHSTTSITSLFSFTSPAVKRLLGWKQGDEEEKWAEKAVDSLVKKLKKKKGAMEELEKALSCPGQPSKCVTIPRSLDGRLQVSHRKGLPHVIYCRVWRWPDLQSHHELKALDCCEFPFGSKQKEICINPYHYRRVETPVLPPVLVPRHSEFNPQHSLLAKFRNASIHNEPLMPQNATYPDSFPAMPCSSFSSSPSSSLNQSPTAHSYPNSPSSGTDPGSPYQITAETPPPPYSMMETSPSEDVKPGESSNPNKLILSAPHRDLRPVCYEEPEYWCSVAYYELNNRVGETFHASSRSILVDGFTDPSNNKNRFCLGLLSNVNRNSTIEHTRRHIGKGVHLYYVGGEVYAECLSDSSIFVQSRNCNYQHGFHPTTVCKIPSGCSLKIFNNQLFAQLLSQSVNHGFEVVYELTKMCTIRMSFVKGWGAEYHRQDVTSTPCWIEIHLHGPLQWLDKVLTQMGSPHNPISSVS; this is encoded by the exons ATGATGCACTCCACTACATCCATCACATCCCTCTTCTCCTTCACCAGTCCAGCTGTGAAAAGGTTGCTGGGTTGGAAACAAGGAGATGAGGAGGAAAAGTGGGCGGAAAAAGCGGTGGATTCCCTCGTAAAGAAGCTCAAGAAGAAAAAAGGGGCCATGGAAGAGCTGGAAAAGGCTCTGAGCTGTCCTGGCCAGCCCAGTAAATGCGTTACCATTCCTCGGTCCCTGGACGGAAGGCTCCAGGTTTCCCATCGTAAAGGTCTGCCGCACGTTATCTACTGCAGAGTGTGGCGCTGGCCGGATCTTCAGTCCCACCACGAGCTCAAAGCGCTGGACTGCTGCGAGTTTCCTTTCGGCTCTAAGCAAAAGGAGATCTGCATCAATCCATATCATTACCGCCGTGTGGAGACGCCAG TTCTGCCCCCGGTTCTTGTGCCACGTCACAGTGAGTTCAATCCCCAGCACAGCTTATTGGCAAAGTTCCGAAATGCTTCCATACACAACGAGCCTCTCATGCCCCAAAATGCCACTTACCCAGACTCCTTCCCTGCGATGCCCTGTAGCTCATTCTCTTCATCCCCCTCCAGCTCTTTAAACCAGTCCCCGACTGCGCACAGCTACCCCAACTCCCCCAGCAGTGGGACTGACCCTGGGAGCCCCTACCAAATTACAG CAGAGACGCCTCCACCACCCTACAGTATGATGGAGACCTCTCCATCTGAGGATGTGAAACCAGGGGAGTCCTCCAACCCCAATAAACTCATTCTATCAGCCCCACATAGAG acttGAGGCCGGTGTGTTACGAGGAACCAGAATACTGGTGCTCCGTGGCATATTATGAACTAAACAACAGGGTGGGCGAGACGTTCCATGCCTCTTCCAGAAGCATCCTCGTGGACGGCTTCACAGACCCCTCCAACAACAAGAACCGCTTCTGCCTCGGATTACTATCCAACGTCAACCGAAACTCCACCATTGAACACACTCGCAGACACATAGGCAAAG GTGTGCACTTGTATTACGTCGGAGGGGAGGTGTACGCAGAGTGTCTGAGTGACAGCAGTATTTTCGTACAGAGTCGGAACTGTAACTACCAGCACGGTTTCCATCCCACCACCGTCTGCAAGATCCCGAGTGGATGCAGCCTGAAGATCTTCAACAACCAGCTGTTTGCCCAGCTGCTGTCACAGTCTGTGAATCACGGCTTCGAGGTGGTGTATGAACTTACCAAGATGTGCACCATCAGGATGAGCTTTGTCAAG GGCTGGGGAGCCGAGTACCACCGTCAGGATGTCACCAGCACCCCCTGCTGGATAGAAATCCACCTGCATGGGCCGCTGCAGTGGTTAGACAAAGTTCTGACCCAGATGGGCTCCCCACACAATCCTATTTCCTCTGTGTCCTAA
- the rfxap gene encoding regulatory factor X-associated protein encodes MSDNIHLSLENTGKDGQTSAAADSNDQDLESFPYDGEDPGEESDARDGAVSPEELNDDETSGESENVPKTCIYDGCTETTTQVAKARKPWMCKKHRNKMYKDKYKKKKSDQAMSSGKLDEGSEERPVSVTKQRLGTMGDRPARPSLIEQVLNQKRLSLLRSPEVIGFLQQQQRLLTTQNRAQIQPNY; translated from the exons ATGAGCGACAACATTCATCTTAGTTTAGAAAACACGGGTAAAGACGGCCAAACCTCGGCAGCCGCGGACAGCAACGACCAGGACCTGGAGAGCTTCCCGTACGACGGGGAAGACCCGGGCGAAGAGAGCGACGCGAGGGACGGCGCGGTCAGTCCGGAGGAGCTCAACGACGACGAGACGTCCGGAGAGAGCGAGAACGTGCCCAAGACCTGCATCTATGACGGCTGCACCGAGACCACGACGCAGGTGGCCAAAGCCAGGAAACCCTGGATGTGCAAAAAACACCGGAATAAAATGTACAAGGACAAgtacaagaaaaagaaaagtgacCAGGCCATGTCGTCGGGAAAACTAGAC GAGGGTTCGGAGGAGAGGCCTGTATCTGTTACTAAGCAACGGCTGGGTACCATGGGAGACAGACCCGCCCGACCGTCCCTCATTGAGCAGGTGCTGAACCAAAAGAGACTG TCTCTGCTGAGGAGTCCAGAAGTCATCGGTTTccttcagcagcagcagcgtttACTAACCACACAGAATCGAGCTCAAATACAGCCCAACTACTGA
- the ccdc169 gene encoding coiled-coil domain containing 169 isoform X1, whose amino-acid sequence MGETDLRNYELSQLQAEVEQEREVKEMLKDSVSDLRSTLADLEKRLHSVDGEENEWRTRYETQLELNEQLEKQISVIRERLETLHGDPADRLASIRSYDEMSEDALRQRLKLLSTEKCSLQSQLKDFQMRIVQEGKTYQKVYEERRAYLAEIAKLSSSLDMSRKQQMVQARRTALGPEKTRGQESKRQHSDMMKGSVKKAPARSRLPRLKH is encoded by the exons ATGGGAGAAACTGATCTCAGAAATTATGAGTTATCCCAACTGCAAGCAGAAGTCGAGCAGGAGAGAGAGGTCAA GGAGATGTTAAAGGACTCGGTGTCTGACCTGAGGAGCACACTGGCTGATTTGGAGAAGAGACTTCACAGTGTTGACGGAGAAG AGAACGAGTGGAGAACCAGATACGAGACACAGCTGGAACTGAACGAGCAGCTGGAGAAACAAATCAGTGTCATTCGAGAGAGACTCGAGACCCTCCACGGTGATCCCGCAG ATCGACTGGCCTCTATTCGCTCATATGATGAAATGTCAGAG gaTGCTCTCAGACAGAGGCTGAAATTGCTGTCTACTGAGAAGTGCAGCCTTCAATCCCAACTGAAGGATTTCCAAATGAGAATTGTGCAGGAAGGAAAG ACTTACCAGAAAGTCTACGAAGAAAGGCGGGCGTATCTTGCAGAGATTGCAAAG CTGTCCTCATCGCTGGATATGAGCAGAAAGCAGCAGATGGTTCAAGCCCGGAGGACAGCCCTGGGTCCAGAAAAAAC caGAGGCCAGGAGAGTAAGAGGCAACATTCAGATATGATGAAGGGGTCTGTCAAAAAAGCACCAGCGAGGAGTCGACTCCCACGATTAAAACATTAA
- the LOC131548635 gene encoding serine rich and transmembrane domain containing 1, whose product MSGMDGTVEEINGTEVDSESFLRFSPTSVSTGAAAASYGRTANVYVYVSIFLSLLLFLLTLLIIALHRLKNIISSSSSYPECGSEAGSSFTNMEICSISSQRSTVSSLS is encoded by the coding sequence ATGTCTGGGATGGATGGGACTGTGGAGGAGATAAATGGTACGGAAGTGGACAGCGAGAGTTTCCTGAGGTTCAGCCCTACATCTGTTTCTACCGGGGCGGCCGCTGCCTCATACGGACGGACTGCGAATGTTTACGTCTACGTCTCCATCTTCCTCAGCTTGCTGCTCTTCCTGCTTACCCTGCTGATCATTGCTCTCCACAGGCTGAAGAACATCATATCCTCCAGCTCTTCATACCCAGAATGCGGCAGTGAGGCCGGGAGCTCCTTCACTAACATGGAGATCTGCAGCATCTCCTCACAGAGATCAACAGTGTCATCGCTGTCCTGA
- the ccna1 gene encoding cyclin-A1, whose protein sequence is MASRGFAPLSSRQDLMGLGRADGLRALKPGQRVVLGVLTENDQHNRVFGQVSSKYEPAFRDVSISSATLGDHVVEPVLVRSTKSPSFLLPSELLLVDDAVQDLGSGSCMDSSMQSLLEEAASEDVLCVPEYAEDIHRCLREREIKYRPKPGYMGKQPDITNCMRIILVDWLVEVGEEYKLCSETLYLAVNYLDRFLSCISVLRGKLQLVGTAAILLAAKYEEVYPPEVDEFVYITDDTYTKKQLLRMEQHLLRVLAFDVTAPTVHQFLMQYTLEEHICARSVNLALYLSELSLLEVDPFVQYLPSKTAAAAYCLANYTLNGALWPENLYSFTGYSLAVIGPCLKELHKLHLGAAGRPQQAIQEKYKSSKYCGVSLLEPVECLPFH, encoded by the exons ATGGCTTCCCGTGGCTTCGCTCCTCTGTCCAGTCGTCAGGACCTCATGGGCCTGGGAAGAGCGGACGGCCTGCGCGCTCTCAAGCCCGGCCAGAGGGTTGTGCTCGGTGTCTTGACCGAGAATGATCAACACAATCGAGTATTTGGTCAG GTTTCATCCAAATACGAGCCAGCGTTTCGTGACGTCAGCATATCGAGTGCCACACTGGGTGATCACGTGGTTGAGCCAGTCCTCGTGCGGTCAACTAAATCACCCTCATTCTTACTGCCATCAGAGCTTCTGCTAGTAGATGATGCTGTCCAAGATCTTGGTTCAG GGTCTTGCATGGACTCTTCCATGCAGTCGTTGCTGGAGGAGGCCGCTTCTGAGGATGTCCTGTGTGTTCCAGAATATGCTGAGGACATCCACAGATGCCTGCGTGAACGTGAA ATTAAATACAGGCCAAAGCCCGGCTATATGGGAAAGCAGCCTGACATTACCAACTGTATGAGGATCATCCTTGTCGACTGGCTGGTTGAGGTTGGTGAGGAATACAAGCTGTGCTCGGAGACTCTCTACTTGGCTGTCAATTACCTGGACCGCTTCCTGTCGTGCATCTCTGTCCTGAGAGGAAAACTGCAGCTTGTGGGAACAGCTGCCATACTCCTGGCTGC GAAATACGAGGAGGTGTATCCTCCAGAAGTGGATGAGTTTGTGTACATCACGGATGACACCTACACAAAGAAACAGCTGCTTCGGATGGAGCAGCACCTGCTCCGAGTGCTGGCTTTTGACGTGACTGCACCCACCGTTCACCAGTTTTTGATGCAGTACACATTGGAGGAGCATATCTGTGCCAGGAGTGTAAACCTTGCTTTG TATCTTTCAGAGTTGAGTCTGCTTGAGGTGGATCCCTTTGTGCAGTATCTACCTTCCAagactgctgctgctgcatatTGTCTGGCCAACTACACTCTAAATGGGGCTTTGTGG CCTGAAAACCTGTATTCCTTCACTGGTTACTCACTGGCAGTTATCGGCCCATGTCTGAAGGAGCTTCATAAACTCCATCTAGGGGCTGCAGGTCGCCCCCAACAGGCAATCCAGGAGAAATACAAGAGCTCAAA ATACTGTGGCGTGTCCCTGCTTGAGCCTGTGGAGTGTCTGCCTTTCCACTGA
- the sparta gene encoding spartin a isoform X1, producing MESPEPAEIRAIREKYKQALQCLNSGLQYEEVGNKDEALLLYKLSRRYLLGGLEVNTHGERCVGRHWDFARQTQLKMNETLSTITDRLGVLESTARSDQRLYPTLPVLQDPQPVVTTRAPVSAAGGASAQPASPTAGFTAPAELPPAYTPQPTEGHLSLSHGGNRPFQAAPNQTPQRLAFAPVNLREAGMEIFFLPSGVQMFFVSAEGHVSAPSYPGFLRIIIYNSQNGNASYAPAYLQVCDWIYPLYPDSPVFLSNKGVFTFPDTTAAVPGSYVGVVLSSELPAADRHLFQEQLSALAQLRVQVDAEQGGATGTDINLNGKVPPSETSVTQTPGGEDKTVPVWSEKMSQSILSGTSWLGRGLVRGAEATGKAIQRGATKLRENITPEEIPAEVSPKVTKSLNAAKQATGGAVKVSQFLVDGVAAVADRVGKEIAPHVKKHGSKLIPESLKKSKDSCSNMDGAKLVAGSSIQGLSTLWSSLETAAKTIGKSITSETVTTVKHKYGDEAGQAADTAAQSAVNIGITAFNVDNLGIKGILKTTGKHTAKAMVKDGSGGDGTEKKEKPPKDEKK from the exons ATGGAGTCACCAGAACCGGCTGAAATCCGCGCCATTCGTGAGAAATATAAACAAGCCCTGCAGTGTCTGAACTCAGGGCTTCAGTATGAAGAGGTGGGGAATAAGGACGAAGCTCTTCTTCTGTACAAACTGAGCAGGCGGTATCTCCTCGGAGGGCTAGAGGTGAACACGCATGGTGAGCGCTGCGTCGGACGCCACTGGGACTTCGCGCGACAGACGCAGCTGAAGATGAACGAGACTCTGAGCACCATTACTGATCGTCTCGGGGTGCTAGAGTCCACAGCGAGATCGGATCAGCGCCTTTATCCGACCCTTCCTGTCCTCCAGGACCCCCAGCCTGTCGTTACCACCAGAGCACCTGTCTCAGCTGCAGGGGGGGCCTCTGCTCAGCCTGCCTCCCCTACGGCGGGCTTCACTGCACCCGCTGAACTTCCACCAGCCTACACTCCACAACCGACAGAAGGGCATCTGTCACTCTCTCATGGAGGCAACAGGCCATTTCAAGCTGCTCCAAACCAGACACCCCAGCGCCTGGCCTTTGCCCCAGTCAATCTCAGAGAGGCTGGCATGGAGATTTTTTTCTTGCCCAGTGGGGTGCAGATGTTCTTCGTTTCTGCTGAGGGTCATGTCAGCGCTCCTTCTTATCCAGGGTTCCTACGAATAATCATATACAACAGCCAGAACGGTAATGCCAGCTATGCCCCAGCCTACCTACAG GTTTGTGATTGGATCTACCCACTGTACCCAGACTCCCCAGTCTTTCTTAGCAACAAAGGTGTGTTCACATTTCCCGATACCACCGCAGCAGTGCCGGGGTCCTATGTTGGGGTGGTGCTGTCCTCAGAGCTGCCTGCAGCAGACAGGCATCTGTTCCAGGAACAGCTGTCAGCGCTAGCACAGCTCAGGGTCCAG GTAGATGCAGAACAAGGTGGCGCTACAGGAACAGACATTAACCTGAATGGGAAGGTTCCTCCTTCAGAAACATCTGTTACCCAAACACCAGGAGGGGAGGATAAAACCGTTCCTGTTTGGAGTGAAAAAATGTCTCAGAGTATTCTATCAG GGACCTCCTGGCTGGGTCGGGGGCTTGTGCGAGGAGCTGAAGCTACCGGTAAAGCCATCCAGAGAGGAGCAACTAAGCTACGAGAAAACATCACTCCAGAGGAGATCCCAGCAGAGGTCAGCCCCAAGGTCACCAAAAGCCTAAATGCAGCCAAGCAGGCCACAGGGGGTGCTGTAAAAGTCAGCCAGTTTCTAG TGGATGGTGTTGCTGCTGTAGCTGATAGAGTTGGAAAAGAAATTGCTCCACACGTGAAAAAACACGGTAGCAAACTCATCCCAGAATCACTCAAGAAAAGTAAAGACAGCTGCTCCAACATGGATGGAGCCAAGCTAGTGGCAGGAAGCAGCATACAAG GTTTGTCAACTCTCTGGTCAAGTCTGGAAACGGCAGCAAAGACTATTGGCAAAAGTATAACTTCAGAGACTGTGACTACTGTGAAGCACAa GTATGGAGACGAGGCAGGACAAGCTGCAGACACTGCAGCCCAGTCTGCTGTTAATATAGGTATTACAGCATTTAATGTGGACAACCTGGGCATCAAGGGTATACTGAAGACCACAGGCAAGCACACTGCAAAAGCAATGGTGAAAGATGGCTCAGGAGGAGACGGAACTGAGAAGAAAGAAAAGCCACCTAAGgatgagaaaaaataa
- the smad9 gene encoding mothers against decapentaplegic homolog 9 isoform X2 has protein sequence MMHSTTSITSLFSFTSPAVKRLLGWKQGDEEEKWAEKAVDSLVKKLKKKKGAMEELEKALSCPGQPSKCVTIPRSLDGRLQVSHRKGLPHVIYCRVWRWPDLQSHHELKALDCCEFPFGSKQKEICINPYHYRRVETPVLPPVLVPRHSEFNPQHSLLAKFRNASIHNEPLMPQNATYPDSFPAMPCSSFSSSPSSSLNQSPTAHSYPNSPSSGTDPGSPYQITETPPPPYSMMETSPSEDVKPGESSNPNKLILSAPHRDLRPVCYEEPEYWCSVAYYELNNRVGETFHASSRSILVDGFTDPSNNKNRFCLGLLSNVNRNSTIEHTRRHIGKGVHLYYVGGEVYAECLSDSSIFVQSRNCNYQHGFHPTTVCKIPSGCSLKIFNNQLFAQLLSQSVNHGFEVVYELTKMCTIRMSFVKGWGAEYHRQDVTSTPCWIEIHLHGPLQWLDKVLTQMGSPHNPISSVS, from the exons ATGATGCACTCCACTACATCCATCACATCCCTCTTCTCCTTCACCAGTCCAGCTGTGAAAAGGTTGCTGGGTTGGAAACAAGGAGATGAGGAGGAAAAGTGGGCGGAAAAAGCGGTGGATTCCCTCGTAAAGAAGCTCAAGAAGAAAAAAGGGGCCATGGAAGAGCTGGAAAAGGCTCTGAGCTGTCCTGGCCAGCCCAGTAAATGCGTTACCATTCCTCGGTCCCTGGACGGAAGGCTCCAGGTTTCCCATCGTAAAGGTCTGCCGCACGTTATCTACTGCAGAGTGTGGCGCTGGCCGGATCTTCAGTCCCACCACGAGCTCAAAGCGCTGGACTGCTGCGAGTTTCCTTTCGGCTCTAAGCAAAAGGAGATCTGCATCAATCCATATCATTACCGCCGTGTGGAGACGCCAG TTCTGCCCCCGGTTCTTGTGCCACGTCACAGTGAGTTCAATCCCCAGCACAGCTTATTGGCAAAGTTCCGAAATGCTTCCATACACAACGAGCCTCTCATGCCCCAAAATGCCACTTACCCAGACTCCTTCCCTGCGATGCCCTGTAGCTCATTCTCTTCATCCCCCTCCAGCTCTTTAAACCAGTCCCCGACTGCGCACAGCTACCCCAACTCCCCCAGCAGTGGGACTGACCCTGGGAGCCCCTACCAAATTACAG AGACGCCTCCACCACCCTACAGTATGATGGAGACCTCTCCATCTGAGGATGTGAAACCAGGGGAGTCCTCCAACCCCAATAAACTCATTCTATCAGCCCCACATAGAG acttGAGGCCGGTGTGTTACGAGGAACCAGAATACTGGTGCTCCGTGGCATATTATGAACTAAACAACAGGGTGGGCGAGACGTTCCATGCCTCTTCCAGAAGCATCCTCGTGGACGGCTTCACAGACCCCTCCAACAACAAGAACCGCTTCTGCCTCGGATTACTATCCAACGTCAACCGAAACTCCACCATTGAACACACTCGCAGACACATAGGCAAAG GTGTGCACTTGTATTACGTCGGAGGGGAGGTGTACGCAGAGTGTCTGAGTGACAGCAGTATTTTCGTACAGAGTCGGAACTGTAACTACCAGCACGGTTTCCATCCCACCACCGTCTGCAAGATCCCGAGTGGATGCAGCCTGAAGATCTTCAACAACCAGCTGTTTGCCCAGCTGCTGTCACAGTCTGTGAATCACGGCTTCGAGGTGGTGTATGAACTTACCAAGATGTGCACCATCAGGATGAGCTTTGTCAAG GGCTGGGGAGCCGAGTACCACCGTCAGGATGTCACCAGCACCCCCTGCTGGATAGAAATCCACCTGCATGGGCCGCTGCAGTGGTTAGACAAAGTTCTGACCCAGATGGGCTCCCCACACAATCCTATTTCCTCTGTGTCCTAA
- the ccdc169 gene encoding coiled-coil domain containing 169 isoform X2 produces MGETDLRNYELSQLQAEVEQEREVKEMLKDSVSDLRSTLADLEKRLHSVDGEENEWRTRYETQLELNEQLEKQISVIRERLETLHGDPADRLASIRSYDEMSEDALRQRLKLLSTEKCSLQSQLKDFQMRIVQEGKTYQKVYEERRAYLAEIAKLSSSLDMSRKQQMVQARRTALGPEKTGQESKRQHSDMMKGSVKKAPARSRLPRLKH; encoded by the exons ATGGGAGAAACTGATCTCAGAAATTATGAGTTATCCCAACTGCAAGCAGAAGTCGAGCAGGAGAGAGAGGTCAA GGAGATGTTAAAGGACTCGGTGTCTGACCTGAGGAGCACACTGGCTGATTTGGAGAAGAGACTTCACAGTGTTGACGGAGAAG AGAACGAGTGGAGAACCAGATACGAGACACAGCTGGAACTGAACGAGCAGCTGGAGAAACAAATCAGTGTCATTCGAGAGAGACTCGAGACCCTCCACGGTGATCCCGCAG ATCGACTGGCCTCTATTCGCTCATATGATGAAATGTCAGAG gaTGCTCTCAGACAGAGGCTGAAATTGCTGTCTACTGAGAAGTGCAGCCTTCAATCCCAACTGAAGGATTTCCAAATGAGAATTGTGCAGGAAGGAAAG ACTTACCAGAAAGTCTACGAAGAAAGGCGGGCGTATCTTGCAGAGATTGCAAAG CTGTCCTCATCGCTGGATATGAGCAGAAAGCAGCAGATGGTTCAAGCCCGGAGGACAGCCCTGGGTCCAGAAAAAAC AGGCCAGGAGAGTAAGAGGCAACATTCAGATATGATGAAGGGGTCTGTCAAAAAAGCACCAGCGAGGAGTCGACTCCCACGATTAAAACATTAA
- the sparta gene encoding spartin a isoform X2, with the protein MESPEPAEIRAIREKYKQALQCLNSGLQYEEVGNKDEALLLYKLSRRYLLGGLEVNTHGERCVGRHWDFARQTQLKMNETLSTITDRLGVLESTARSDQRLYPTLPVLQDPQPVVTTRAPVSAAGGASAQPASPTAGFTAPAELPPAYTPQPTEGHLSLSHGGNRPFQAAPNQTPQRLAFAPVNLREAGMEIFFLPSGVQMFFVSAEGHVSAPSYPGFLRIIIYNSQNGNASYAPAYLQVCDWIYPLYPDSPVFLSNKGVFTFPDTTAAVPGSYVGVVLSSELPAADRHLFQEQLSALAQLRVQVDAEQGGATGTDINLNGKVPPSETSVTQTPGGEDKTVPVWSEKMSQSILSGTSWLGRGLVRGAEATGKAIQRGATKLRENITPEEIPAEVSPKVTKSLNAAKQATGGAVKVSQFLVDGVAAVADRVGKEIAPHVKKHGSKLIPESLKKSKDSCSNMDGAKLVAGSSIQGLSTLWSSLETAAKTIGKSITSETVTTVKHKFRGLGSLLDPPSSI; encoded by the exons ATGGAGTCACCAGAACCGGCTGAAATCCGCGCCATTCGTGAGAAATATAAACAAGCCCTGCAGTGTCTGAACTCAGGGCTTCAGTATGAAGAGGTGGGGAATAAGGACGAAGCTCTTCTTCTGTACAAACTGAGCAGGCGGTATCTCCTCGGAGGGCTAGAGGTGAACACGCATGGTGAGCGCTGCGTCGGACGCCACTGGGACTTCGCGCGACAGACGCAGCTGAAGATGAACGAGACTCTGAGCACCATTACTGATCGTCTCGGGGTGCTAGAGTCCACAGCGAGATCGGATCAGCGCCTTTATCCGACCCTTCCTGTCCTCCAGGACCCCCAGCCTGTCGTTACCACCAGAGCACCTGTCTCAGCTGCAGGGGGGGCCTCTGCTCAGCCTGCCTCCCCTACGGCGGGCTTCACTGCACCCGCTGAACTTCCACCAGCCTACACTCCACAACCGACAGAAGGGCATCTGTCACTCTCTCATGGAGGCAACAGGCCATTTCAAGCTGCTCCAAACCAGACACCCCAGCGCCTGGCCTTTGCCCCAGTCAATCTCAGAGAGGCTGGCATGGAGATTTTTTTCTTGCCCAGTGGGGTGCAGATGTTCTTCGTTTCTGCTGAGGGTCATGTCAGCGCTCCTTCTTATCCAGGGTTCCTACGAATAATCATATACAACAGCCAGAACGGTAATGCCAGCTATGCCCCAGCCTACCTACAG GTTTGTGATTGGATCTACCCACTGTACCCAGACTCCCCAGTCTTTCTTAGCAACAAAGGTGTGTTCACATTTCCCGATACCACCGCAGCAGTGCCGGGGTCCTATGTTGGGGTGGTGCTGTCCTCAGAGCTGCCTGCAGCAGACAGGCATCTGTTCCAGGAACAGCTGTCAGCGCTAGCACAGCTCAGGGTCCAG GTAGATGCAGAACAAGGTGGCGCTACAGGAACAGACATTAACCTGAATGGGAAGGTTCCTCCTTCAGAAACATCTGTTACCCAAACACCAGGAGGGGAGGATAAAACCGTTCCTGTTTGGAGTGAAAAAATGTCTCAGAGTATTCTATCAG GGACCTCCTGGCTGGGTCGGGGGCTTGTGCGAGGAGCTGAAGCTACCGGTAAAGCCATCCAGAGAGGAGCAACTAAGCTACGAGAAAACATCACTCCAGAGGAGATCCCAGCAGAGGTCAGCCCCAAGGTCACCAAAAGCCTAAATGCAGCCAAGCAGGCCACAGGGGGTGCTGTAAAAGTCAGCCAGTTTCTAG TGGATGGTGTTGCTGCTGTAGCTGATAGAGTTGGAAAAGAAATTGCTCCACACGTGAAAAAACACGGTAGCAAACTCATCCCAGAATCACTCAAGAAAAGTAAAGACAGCTGCTCCAACATGGATGGAGCCAAGCTAGTGGCAGGAAGCAGCATACAAG GTTTGTCAACTCTCTGGTCAAGTCTGGAAACGGCAGCAAAGACTATTGGCAAAAGTATAACTTCAGAGACTGTGACTACTGTGAAGCACAa ATTTAGGGGTCTAGGAAGCCTCTTGGACCCCCCTAGCAGCATATAA
- the ccdc169 gene encoding coiled-coil domain containing 169 isoform X3 yields MIATIWFMCVFQVIYREMLKDSVSDLRSTLADLEKRLHSVDGEENEWRTRYETQLELNEQLEKQISVIRERLETLHGDPADRLASIRSYDEMSEDALRQRLKLLSTEKCSLQSQLKDFQMRIVQEGKTYQKVYEERRAYLAEIAKLSSSLDMSRKQQMVQARRTALGPEKTRGQESKRQHSDMMKGSVKKAPARSRLPRLKH; encoded by the exons ATGATTGCGACAAtatggtttatgtgtgtttttcaagtcatctACAG GGAGATGTTAAAGGACTCGGTGTCTGACCTGAGGAGCACACTGGCTGATTTGGAGAAGAGACTTCACAGTGTTGACGGAGAAG AGAACGAGTGGAGAACCAGATACGAGACACAGCTGGAACTGAACGAGCAGCTGGAGAAACAAATCAGTGTCATTCGAGAGAGACTCGAGACCCTCCACGGTGATCCCGCAG ATCGACTGGCCTCTATTCGCTCATATGATGAAATGTCAGAG gaTGCTCTCAGACAGAGGCTGAAATTGCTGTCTACTGAGAAGTGCAGCCTTCAATCCCAACTGAAGGATTTCCAAATGAGAATTGTGCAGGAAGGAAAG ACTTACCAGAAAGTCTACGAAGAAAGGCGGGCGTATCTTGCAGAGATTGCAAAG CTGTCCTCATCGCTGGATATGAGCAGAAAGCAGCAGATGGTTCAAGCCCGGAGGACAGCCCTGGGTCCAGAAAAAAC caGAGGCCAGGAGAGTAAGAGGCAACATTCAGATATGATGAAGGGGTCTGTCAAAAAAGCACCAGCGAGGAGTCGACTCCCACGATTAAAACATTAA